One Sodalis praecaptivus DNA segment encodes these proteins:
- a CDS encoding LysR family transcriptional regulator gives MDLKRLQYFCTIAEQGSISKAAKLLNMAQPPLGKRLQELENEIGSPLFIRTSRRMRLTEAGTFLYRQACDILSKVNSLQQQTRQIATRKKRVVSIGVSYLFLRYFTTLLLDYYRQRPEWDIHILVSDSSHLEEMLLNHAIDIALMQCPADKTPWSLRELAPIDTLAVISSHDAARFAGRALKFDDFSGLPLILLHRIGGEGTYEMLRNTLYETLTPVNISIKVSEPSLILEMMEQGFDGAAFIPRSEFVPSPHGNYIACPLAEPLMIYKPALVSLSTSRDSLLWP, from the coding sequence TTGGATCTGAAAAGGTTGCAGTATTTTTGCACCATCGCGGAACAGGGCTCCATCAGCAAGGCCGCGAAGCTATTGAATATGGCACAACCGCCGCTGGGGAAACGTCTTCAGGAACTGGAAAACGAAATTGGATCGCCACTGTTCATTCGCACCTCGCGGCGAATGCGACTCACCGAGGCAGGAACATTCCTTTATCGTCAGGCTTGCGACATTCTAAGTAAGGTCAATAGCCTGCAACAGCAAACCCGTCAGATAGCCACCCGCAAAAAACGGGTGGTCTCTATCGGCGTTTCCTATCTGTTTCTCCGCTATTTTACCACGCTGTTGCTGGATTATTATCGCCAACGGCCAGAATGGGATATCCACATTCTGGTATCGGATTCCAGCCATCTCGAAGAGATGCTGCTCAATCACGCTATCGATATCGCCTTAATGCAGTGTCCCGCCGATAAAACGCCCTGGTCCCTGCGTGAGCTGGCGCCCATCGACACGCTGGCCGTGATTTCCAGCCATGATGCCGCGCGGTTTGCCGGCAGAGCGTTAAAATTTGATGATTTTAGCGGCCTGCCGCTTATTTTGCTGCACCGTATCGGCGGTGAGGGGACCTATGAAATGCTGCGCAACACCCTTTACGAGACGCTGACGCCGGTGAATATTAGTATCAAAGTCTCGGAGCCCAGCCTGATTTTGGAAATGATGGAACAGGGTTTTGACGGCGCCGCGTTTATTCCCCGCTCGGAATTCGTGCCGAGCCCGCACGGTAACTATATTGCCTGCCCGCTGGCGGAGCCATTGATGATTTATAAACCGGCGCTGGTGTCGCTCAGTACCTCGCGCGACAGCCTGCTGTGGCCCTAG
- a CDS encoding DUF554 domain-containing protein: MVVGPFVNGSAVLIGGLVGAFLGTKVPERLRVALPMTFGLSSMGLGIVLIGKIHSLPAVVLALIIGSALGEWIFLEKKIGKVGNLAKGWVSRFQTADAGMDPLVFTEKYVAIMVLFCASGTGIIGAMTEGMTHDPNILLVKSIMDIFTAAIFATVLGYAVAVIAIPQLIIQLLLASSAVLIMPHITGPMMNDFTAAGGFVMLAAGFRIAGIKSFPVANMLPALILAMPVSYLWTLLIH; this comes from the coding sequence ATGGTAGTGGGCCCGTTTGTCAATGGGAGCGCCGTGCTGATAGGGGGGCTTGTCGGTGCCTTTCTCGGCACTAAAGTGCCTGAAAGGCTGCGCGTGGCGCTGCCGATGACCTTTGGTCTGTCGTCCATGGGTCTTGGCATTGTTCTGATTGGTAAAATTCATAGTCTGCCGGCGGTGGTACTGGCGCTGATTATCGGAAGCGCGTTGGGGGAATGGATATTCCTGGAGAAAAAAATCGGCAAAGTGGGTAATTTGGCGAAAGGCTGGGTCAGCCGGTTTCAGACCGCTGACGCCGGGATGGATCCTTTGGTGTTCACCGAAAAGTATGTCGCCATCATGGTACTGTTTTGCGCAAGCGGAACCGGTATTATCGGCGCCATGACCGAGGGTATGACCCATGATCCCAATATTTTGCTGGTGAAGTCGATTATGGATATTTTTACCGCCGCCATTTTCGCCACGGTACTCGGCTATGCGGTAGCGGTTATCGCCATCCCGCAGTTGATTATTCAACTGCTGCTGGCCTCGTCCGCCGTGCTCATTATGCCGCATATTACCGGGCCAATGATGAACGACTTTACCGCCGCCGGCGGGTTTGTCATGCTGGCCGCCGGTTTTCGTATCGCCGGCATCAAATCTTTTCCGGTAGCGAATATGCTGCCGGCGCTGATACTGGCGATGCCGGTATCATATCTTTGGACGTTGCTGATACATTAA
- a CDS encoding UbiX family flavin prenyltransferase, producing MGKRRIIVGISGASGFQYGMKALTLLRDQDIEVHLVVTKGAEVTRAMETHWQREQVVALADEVHSIHHLGAAIASGSFKTLGMIIAPCSMNSLAAIAHGLAGNLLTRAADVILKERRRLVLMVRETPLNLTQIRNMHLVSEMGGIIYPPVPAFYQQPQSVDDIVHHSVARALDLFDLDVGDLTRWGEKK from the coding sequence GTGGGCAAAAGGCGCATTATCGTGGGTATCAGCGGCGCATCCGGTTTCCAGTACGGCATGAAAGCGCTAACGCTGCTGCGTGACCAAGATATCGAAGTGCATTTGGTGGTGACCAAAGGGGCGGAAGTCACCCGCGCGATGGAAACCCACTGGCAGCGGGAGCAGGTGGTCGCCCTGGCCGATGAGGTCCACAGCATTCATCATCTCGGCGCCGCTATTGCCAGCGGCTCCTTTAAAACCCTTGGCATGATTATCGCGCCTTGCTCTATGAATTCATTAGCAGCCATTGCCCACGGGTTAGCCGGTAATTTGTTAACCCGGGCGGCGGACGTTATTCTAAAAGAGCGTCGGCGCCTGGTGCTAATGGTGCGTGAGACACCGCTTAATCTGACACAGATTAGAAATATGCATCTGGTGAGCGAAATGGGCGGGATTATTTATCCCCCCGTTCCCGCCTTTTATCAACAACCCCAATCGGTGGATGACATCGTTCATCACAGCGTAGCCCGCGCGCTGGATCTTTTTGATCTGGACGTTGGGGACCTCACGCGCTGGGGTGAAAAAAAATAG
- a CDS encoding UbiD family decarboxylase gives MSSHKETAPYDLRSAIELLKKRDGEFVSTDTEVDPHAELSGVYRYVGAGGTCERPTRKGPAMMFNKIKGFPEVRVVTGLMSTRERVGHLLDCAPEKLGFLLRDSVHRAIAPVLASGAPVCQEVVHYADDPAFDLRTLLPAPTNTEEDAGPYFTMGMCYASDPDTRESDITIHRLCIQSRDELSMWLTPGRHIDAFREKAEKAGKALPISISIGVDPAIEIAACFEPPTTPLGFNELGIAGALRGKPVELAQCLTIDERAIAQAEIVIEGELLPHVRVREDQNTHTGKAMPEFPGYTGEAKDALPVIKVKAVTHRRQPILQTTLGPSGEHVSMAGIPTEASILDMLDRAMPGRVLNVNAHTAGGGKLLAVLQFRKASPVDEGRQRQAALIAFAAFSELKQVIVVDEDVDIFDTDDILWAMQTRYQGDVDTVFIPGVRCHPLDPSQMPSYSPSILQQGMTCKTIFDCTVPWHLKAHFERSKFKRVDVKRFLPDFV, from the coding sequence ATGTCAAGTCACAAAGAAACGGCCCCCTATGATTTACGCTCAGCCATCGAATTACTTAAAAAAAGAGACGGTGAATTTGTCAGCACCGATACCGAAGTCGATCCTCACGCCGAATTATCCGGCGTTTATCGTTATGTCGGGGCGGGGGGGACCTGCGAACGTCCGACCCGTAAGGGGCCGGCCATGATGTTCAATAAGATTAAAGGTTTTCCCGAGGTGCGCGTGGTGACCGGTCTGATGTCCACCCGCGAACGCGTCGGCCATTTGCTCGATTGTGCGCCGGAAAAGCTGGGTTTTTTGCTACGTGACTCGGTTCATCGTGCCATCGCCCCGGTGCTGGCCTCTGGTGCGCCGGTTTGCCAGGAAGTCGTCCATTACGCCGATGATCCGGCCTTTGATTTGCGTACGTTACTGCCTGCGCCCACCAATACGGAAGAGGATGCCGGCCCTTATTTCACGATGGGCATGTGCTACGCCTCTGATCCCGACACGCGCGAATCGGATATCACCATTCACCGGTTGTGTATTCAGAGCCGGGATGAACTGTCGATGTGGCTGACGCCCGGCCGTCATATTGATGCTTTCCGCGAAAAAGCGGAGAAGGCGGGCAAGGCGTTGCCGATTTCTATTAGCATCGGCGTCGATCCGGCGATTGAAATCGCCGCCTGCTTCGAGCCGCCCACCACGCCGCTGGGCTTTAACGAACTCGGTATCGCCGGCGCACTACGCGGTAAACCGGTGGAACTGGCGCAGTGCCTGACCATTGATGAACGCGCCATTGCCCAGGCGGAAATCGTTATTGAAGGCGAGCTGTTGCCGCATGTGCGCGTACGTGAGGACCAGAATACCCATACCGGTAAAGCCATGCCGGAGTTTCCGGGCTACACCGGCGAGGCCAAAGACGCGCTGCCGGTGATTAAAGTCAAAGCGGTAACTCACCGCCGTCAGCCGATTTTACAAACCACGCTTGGTCCCAGCGGCGAGCATGTCAGCATGGCGGGCATTCCGACCGAGGCCAGCATTCTCGATATGCTCGACCGCGCCATGCCGGGGCGCGTCCTGAACGTGAACGCGCATACCGCCGGCGGCGGTAAGCTACTGGCGGTGCTGCAATTTCGCAAAGCCTCGCCGGTGGATGAAGGCCGCCAGCGGCAGGCCGCGCTTATTGCCTTTGCCGCATTCTCGGAACTTAAGCAGGTGATTGTGGTAGATGAGGATGTCGACATTTTTGACACCGACGACATTCTTTGGGCGATGCAGACGCGTTATCAGGGTGACGTCGATACCGTTTTCATTCCCGGCGTGCGCTGCCATCCGCTCGATCCATCGCAAATGCCGTCCTACAGCCCGAGCATTTTGCAGCAAGGGATGACGTGCAAGACGATTTTTGATTGTACCGTCCCCTGGCACCTCAAGGCGCACTTTGAACGTTCCAAGTTCAAACGGGTTGATGTGAAACGTTTTCTGCCAGATTTTGTATAA
- a CDS encoding PadR family transcriptional regulator, producing MLEASEIRLLILHFLTQGPAHGYELIKAIEDLSQGEYTPSPGIIYPNLTLLEETGGIRVQDVGDKRKAYMADRKGTILLQENRERVTKIINRLTSLTILVNNRRLPEVERAIHNMKTALNTRLSQADISKAALHAIIDALDEAAKKIERS from the coding sequence ATGCTGGAGGCCAGCGAAATACGGCTTCTGATTCTGCATTTTCTCACCCAGGGGCCCGCCCACGGTTATGAGCTTATCAAAGCTATCGAGGATCTTTCCCAGGGCGAATATACCCCGAGTCCCGGTATCATCTATCCGAACCTGACGTTGCTGGAAGAGACGGGCGGTATTCGCGTGCAGGACGTGGGTGATAAACGTAAAGCTTATATGGCCGATCGAAAAGGCACTATTTTGCTACAGGAAAACCGGGAGCGCGTAACGAAGATTATAAATCGTTTAACATCATTAACAATTCTGGTAAATAATCGTCGTCTTCCTGAAGTTGAGCGGGCAATTCATAATATGAAAACCGCGTTAAATACGCGACTATCACAAGCCGATATATCCAAGGCCGCCCTGCACGCCATAATCGATGCGCTGGATGAAGCCGCCAAGAAAATAGAACGCAGTTGA
- a CDS encoding siderophore-interacting protein, which translates to MSNSEKDNLRRLPQRIRHELRFRQVAVAEKVLVAQRFYRIVFSGDALDGFLAPGFDDHVKVFFPDATGELRLPTVTEQGIVWQDGVRPAARDYTPLDFDAERNRLTMDFYIHPGGVASDWASRAQPGDKLALGGPRGSLVVAEDYAFQLYVCDETGLPALKRRLQTVQAADIHLYLLTDAAIGQAYLGDIGGAQVTWLGSGDLPGAQDPTALITTLDTLTLPDEDYFIWLTGEGQRVKRLSDYFIGQRRRDDASVRAVAYWHQK; encoded by the coding sequence GTGTCTAATAGTGAGAAGGATAACCTCCGTCGACTGCCGCAGCGCATTCGCCATGAGCTACGCTTCCGCCAGGTTGCGGTGGCGGAAAAGGTCTTGGTAGCACAGCGCTTTTATCGCATCGTTTTCAGCGGTGATGCGTTGGACGGCTTCCTTGCGCCCGGTTTCGACGACCATGTTAAGGTGTTTTTCCCCGATGCTACCGGCGAATTACGGCTACCGACCGTCACCGAACAGGGGATTGTCTGGCAGGACGGCGTGCGGCCGGCGGCTCGGGATTATACGCCGCTGGATTTTGACGCCGAGCGTAACCGTCTGACGATGGATTTTTATATCCACCCGGGCGGCGTGGCCAGCGATTGGGCCAGCCGGGCGCAGCCGGGAGACAAATTGGCGCTGGGCGGCCCGCGCGGTTCGCTGGTGGTGGCGGAGGATTATGCGTTCCAACTGTATGTTTGTGATGAAACCGGCTTGCCGGCATTAAAACGCCGGTTGCAAACGGTACAGGCAGCCGATATTCACCTGTATCTTCTGACCGATGCCGCGATAGGCCAGGCCTATCTGGGGGATATCGGCGGCGCGCAGGTCACCTGGCTGGGCAGCGGCGACCTGCCCGGCGCGCAGGATCCCACCGCGCTTATCACCACGTTGGATACGCTGACCTTGCCCGATGAGGATTACTTTATCTGGTTGACGGGGGAAGGGCAGCGGGTGAAACGGCTTAGCGACTATTTCATCGGCCAGCGTCGGCGGGATGACGCGTCTGTGCGCGCGGTGGCTTATTGGCATCAGAAATAA
- the kdpE gene encoding two-component system response regulator KdpE gives MKTLLIIDDEKHICRFLRASLESDDIKVFEAETLARGLSTAAARQPDLVILDLGLPDGDGVTFIHEFRQWSDKPIIVLSARVGEDDKIEALDAGADDFLCKPFGMGELQARVRVALRRGENAREQVITFDDVTVNLSGHTVTRAGNDLHLTPTEFRLLALLVSNPGKVLTQAHILRQVWGPTADNSQYLRIYMGHLRHKLEAEPAQPRHFITENGVGYRFV, from the coding sequence GTGAAAACCTTACTTATCATCGACGACGAAAAACATATTTGCCGGTTTTTACGCGCGTCGCTTGAGAGCGACGACATCAAAGTCTTCGAGGCGGAAACCTTGGCGCGTGGGCTAAGTACCGCCGCGGCGCGCCAGCCGGATTTGGTGATTTTGGATCTGGGGTTGCCCGACGGCGACGGGGTGACCTTTATCCATGAATTCCGCCAATGGAGCGATAAACCCATTATTGTCCTGTCCGCGCGCGTAGGCGAAGACGACAAAATCGAGGCGCTGGATGCGGGAGCCGATGATTTTCTGTGTAAACCCTTCGGCATGGGGGAGCTACAGGCCCGGGTGCGGGTGGCGCTGCGCAGAGGTGAAAATGCGCGCGAACAGGTGATAACCTTTGACGATGTGACGGTCAATCTTAGCGGCCACACCGTGACGCGCGCCGGCAACGATCTGCATCTCACGCCGACGGAATTCAGACTGCTCGCCCTGTTGGTAAGCAACCCCGGTAAGGTGCTGACGCAGGCGCATATCCTGCGGCAGGTCTGGGGCCCGACGGCGGACAATAGCCAATATCTGCGCATCTATATGGGGCATTTACGTCACAAATTGGAAGCCGAACCCGCCCAGCCGCGGCATTTTATTACCGAAAACGGGGTGGGGTACCGCTTCGTCTAA
- the kdpD gene encoding two-component system sensor histidine kinase KdpD translates to MTDEPLRPDPDVLLAQADNDGRGKLKIYFGACAGVGKTWAMLQEARRLRAQGLDVVAGVVETHGRQETAALLEGLEMLKPRATGRRRHQAFDLDAALARRPAVILMDELAHSNAPGARHPKRWQDIEELLEAGIDVLTTVNVQHLESLNDVVSGVTGVRVRETVPDPFFDAAAEVVLVDLPPDDLLVRLKQGKVYVGDRAERAIENFFRKGNLFALRELALRRTADRVDGQMRAWRDARGREEKVWHTRDAVLLCIGASTGSEKLVRTAARLAAKLGSEWHAVTVETPTLYRRGEARRRATLRTLQLAQKMGAVTATLSDPDEAKAVLRYAREHNLGKIILGRPPQRRWRFANRFHRRLSRLGPDVDLLIVALDDVPDTSLARAEDGRGMGNGWRQNMRGALAAAALCALITLVCQWLPGVSPINLVMIYLLGVVLIAIVFGRLPSVAAALLNIVAFDLFFVAPAGSFAVSDAEYLVTFTVMLAVGLLTGNLTAGVRYQARVARHREQRARYLYEMADGLSRVRRPEAIAHICQRVVSAALLARCEIWLPDRQGELQGPAQSMMHTVPDAAIVKWSFDKGQVAGAGTDTLPGVPYKILPLTSSGRTLGLLIIEPSNVRHLMIPEQQRLLETFLVLIAGALERLELTRREQLSRLAAEREELRNSLLAALSHDLRTPLTVLFGQAEILMLNLSAEGSRYVHQADELRRQTLSTIRLVNNMLDMARIEADGFRPQTDWIALEEIIGSALKSLEGVVSARHVRLDLPREMILLRADGPLLERVFVNLLENAQKYAGQGAEIGIRAEKRTDTLTITVWDNGPGLPVGKENQLFDKFTRGHQESAIPGVGMGLAICRAIVEMHQGEIYAANRPSGGACFTIILPLPPAPALEEPLQEDA, encoded by the coding sequence ATGACGGATGAACCCCTGCGTCCCGATCCGGACGTCCTGCTGGCGCAGGCCGATAATGACGGCCGCGGTAAGCTGAAAATCTACTTTGGTGCCTGCGCGGGGGTGGGCAAAACTTGGGCGATGCTGCAAGAGGCGCGCCGGCTGCGGGCGCAGGGGCTGGATGTGGTGGCCGGCGTCGTGGAAACCCACGGTCGTCAGGAGACCGCGGCGCTGCTGGAAGGGTTGGAGATGCTCAAGCCACGCGCCACCGGACGGCGCCGCCATCAGGCATTTGATTTAGACGCCGCGTTGGCGCGCCGTCCCGCCGTGATCCTGATGGACGAGCTCGCCCATTCCAATGCCCCGGGCGCCCGGCACCCCAAGCGCTGGCAGGATATCGAGGAACTGCTGGAGGCGGGTATCGATGTGCTGACCACCGTCAACGTACAGCATCTGGAAAGCCTCAACGACGTGGTCAGCGGCGTGACCGGCGTGCGGGTGCGTGAAACGGTACCGGATCCGTTTTTCGATGCCGCCGCGGAAGTAGTGCTGGTGGACCTGCCGCCGGACGATCTGCTGGTGCGTCTCAAGCAGGGCAAAGTCTATGTCGGCGATCGCGCGGAGCGGGCGATCGAGAATTTTTTCCGCAAGGGAAATCTGTTCGCGTTACGCGAACTGGCGCTGCGGCGAACGGCCGATCGCGTCGATGGCCAGATGCGCGCCTGGCGCGACGCCCGCGGGCGCGAGGAGAAAGTCTGGCATACCCGGGACGCGGTATTGCTGTGCATCGGCGCCAGCACCGGTAGCGAAAAACTGGTGCGCACCGCCGCGCGGCTGGCCGCCAAACTTGGCAGCGAATGGCATGCCGTGACGGTCGAGACGCCGACGCTTTACCGCCGGGGCGAGGCGCGACGGCGCGCAACGCTGCGCACGTTGCAGCTGGCGCAAAAAATGGGTGCCGTCACCGCTACCCTATCGGACCCCGACGAGGCAAAGGCGGTGCTGCGCTATGCGCGCGAGCATAACCTGGGCAAAATCATTCTGGGCCGGCCGCCGCAGCGCCGCTGGCGTTTTGCCAACCGTTTCCATCGCCGCCTTAGCCGTCTCGGTCCGGATGTGGATTTGCTGATTGTCGCCCTGGATGATGTGCCCGACACGAGCCTAGCAAGAGCCGAGGACGGCCGCGGCATGGGCAACGGCTGGCGGCAGAATATGCGCGGCGCGCTGGCGGCGGCGGCACTGTGCGCCCTGATTACGCTGGTGTGCCAATGGCTGCCGGGCGTTTCGCCGATAAACCTGGTGATGATTTATTTGCTGGGCGTGGTGCTGATAGCGATCGTCTTTGGCCGCTTGCCGTCGGTGGCTGCCGCATTATTGAATATCGTGGCGTTTGATCTGTTCTTTGTCGCGCCGGCCGGCTCGTTTGCCGTGTCGGACGCCGAGTATCTGGTCACCTTTACCGTGATGCTGGCCGTCGGTCTGCTTACCGGCAACTTAACCGCGGGCGTGCGCTACCAGGCCCGCGTCGCCCGACATCGGGAGCAGCGGGCGCGCTATCTTTATGAGATGGCCGATGGCCTGAGCCGTGTCCGACGGCCAGAGGCGATCGCGCACATCTGCCAGCGGGTGGTAAGCGCCGCGTTGCTGGCCCGCTGTGAAATCTGGCTGCCCGATAGACAAGGCGAGCTGCAGGGGCCGGCCCAAAGCATGATGCATACCGTACCGGATGCGGCGATCGTCAAATGGAGCTTTGATAAAGGGCAGGTGGCCGGGGCCGGTACCGACACGCTGCCCGGCGTACCCTACAAGATCCTGCCGTTGACCTCATCGGGACGGACGCTGGGATTATTGATAATCGAACCCAGCAATGTACGTCATCTGATGATTCCAGAGCAGCAGCGCTTACTGGAAACGTTCCTGGTGCTAATTGCCGGGGCGTTGGAGCGCCTCGAGCTGACGCGCCGCGAGCAACTGTCGCGTCTGGCGGCGGAGCGCGAAGAGTTGCGCAATTCGCTGCTGGCGGCGCTGTCCCACGATTTGCGCACCCCGCTCACGGTGCTGTTTGGTCAGGCGGAGATTTTGATGCTTAATCTCTCCGCCGAGGGATCGCGCTACGTTCACCAGGCCGACGAGCTGCGCCGGCAAACGCTGAGCACTATTCGGCTGGTGAATAATATGCTGGATATGGCGCGAATCGAAGCGGATGGTTTTCGCCCGCAAACGGACTGGATTGCGCTGGAAGAGATCATCGGCAGCGCGCTGAAATCCCTGGAGGGTGTCGTGTCGGCGCGCCACGTCCGGCTGGATTTACCTCGGGAAATGATACTGCTGCGGGCGGACGGGCCGCTGTTGGAACGCGTTTTCGTCAATTTGCTGGAAAATGCGCAAAAATACGCCGGTCAGGGGGCGGAAATCGGCATCCGGGCGGAAAAACGCACGGATACGCTAACGATAACGGTATGGGATAATGGTCCTGGCCTGCCCGTGGGCAAGGAAAACCAGCTGTTTGATAAATTTACCCGCGGCCACCAGGAATCGGCTATTCCCGGCGTGGGCATGGGGCTGGCGATTTGCCGCGCTATCGTCGAGATGCATCAGGGTGAAATTTATGCGGCGAATCGTCCTTCGGGCGGTGCCTGCTTTACGATTATTCTTCCCTTGCCGCCCGCTCCCGCGCTGGAGGAACCTTTACAGGAGGACGCGTGA
- the kdpC gene encoding potassium-transporting ATPase subunit KdpC — translation MMNVLRPALSVFFLLVLVTAVAYPLVVTGLAQWWFPGAAQGSLVMQDGQPRGSALIGQAFTRAGYFQGRPSATAPTPYNALASSGSNLAVSNPAQDDAVKQRVAALLQANPHADAPVPVELVTASASGLDPHISPAAALWQVPRVAEARQMPQAELRRLVDDYTTRPLLYFIGEPVVNVLELNEALDARAKG, via the coding sequence ATGATGAATGTGTTACGTCCCGCGCTATCCGTATTTTTCCTGCTGGTGCTGGTGACCGCCGTCGCCTATCCTTTGGTCGTCACCGGCCTGGCCCAGTGGTGGTTTCCCGGCGCGGCGCAAGGTTCGCTGGTGATGCAAGACGGCCAACCGCGCGGTTCCGCGCTGATTGGTCAGGCGTTTACCCGCGCCGGCTATTTCCAGGGGCGGCCGTCGGCGACGGCACCGACGCCTTATAATGCGCTGGCCTCGTCGGGCAGTAATCTGGCGGTCAGCAACCCGGCCCAGGACGACGCGGTGAAACAGCGGGTAGCGGCCCTATTGCAGGCCAATCCGCACGCGGATGCGCCGGTGCCGGTTGAGCTCGTTACCGCCTCCGCCAGCGGTCTGGATCCGCACATCAGCCCCGCCGCCGCGCTGTGGCAGGTGCCGCGCGTGGCCGAGGCCCGGCAAATGCCGCAGGCGGAGCTGCGCCGCCTGGTGGATGACTACACCACGCGCCCGCTGTTGTATTTTATCGGCGAGCCGGTGGTCAATGTGCTTGAGCTGAATGAGGCGTTGGATGCGCGCGCGAAAGGTTAA